In one Tripterygium wilfordii isolate XIE 37 chromosome 22, ASM1340144v1, whole genome shotgun sequence genomic region, the following are encoded:
- the LOC119991812 gene encoding BTB/POZ and MATH domain-containing protein 4, whose translation MSSSNTANNMRPEASALVSPYSSRSVTETVNGSHKFVIQGYSLAKGMGVGKHIASDNFTVGGYQWAIYFYPDGKNPEDNSAYVSVFIALASEGTDVRALFELTLLDQSGKGKHKVHSHFDRSLESGPYTLKYRGSMWGYKRFFRRAFLETSDYLKDDCLKINCTVGVVVSAIDCSRLRRIQVPESDIGAHFGMLLENNEGSDVTFDVAGEKFHAHKLVLAARSPVLRSEFLEKLEENKEEIVITDLEPKVFKAMLYFIYRDNLTEDVDAVTSTSTSVSSLSDSLTAKLLAAADRYDLERLRLVCESHLCKDISVNSVAKILALANQYHAKELKAVCLRFAAENLAAVMRSDGFEYLRENCPSLQSELLKTVAGCEEDCSSSGGKSRSVWAQLSDGGDSGRNVRQRT comes from the exons ATGAGCAGCAGCAACACCGCCAATAACATGAGGCCGGAGGCGAGCGCGCTGGTGTCGCCGTACAGCTCACGGTCGGTAACGGAGACAGTGAACGGTTCGCACAAGTTTGTGATCCAGGGGTACAGTCTTGCTAAGGGGATGGGCGTTGGGAAGCACATTGCAAGCGATAATTTCACGGTGGGCGGGTACCAGTGGGCGATCTACTTCTATCCCGACGGCAAGAATCCAGAGGACAACTCCGCCTATGTATCAGTTTTCATTGCTCTCGCCAGTGAGGGCACCGACGTCCGGGCGCTGTTTGAATTGACGCTCCTCGACCAAAGCGGCAAAGGAAAGCACAAGGTTCACAGCCACTTTGATCGGTCGCTCGAAAGCGGCCCTTACACCCTAAAGTATCGTGGCAGCATGTG GGGGTACAAGCGTTTTTTCCGTCGTGCTTTTCTTGAAACCTCAGACTATTTGAAAGATGATTGCTTGAAGATCAATTGTACCGTTGGAGTTGTGGTTTCAGCAATAGACTGTTCAAGATTACGCAGAATTCAGGTTCCGGAGTCTGATATAGGTGCGCATTTTGGTATGCTACTTGAAAATAACGAAGGGTCAGATGTTACTTTTGATGTGGCTGGGGAAAAATTTCATGCTCATAAGCTGGTGTTGGCTGCTCGGTCTCCTGTATTACGGTCTGAATTTTTGGAGAAATTGGAGGAAAATAAGGAGGAGATTGTCATTACTGACCTAGAACCAAAGGTTTTTAAG GCCATGCTATACTTCATATACCGAGATAATCTAACAGAAGATGTGGATGCAGTGACATCTACCTCAACTTCTGTATCTTCGCTATCAGACTCTTTAACAGCAAAGTTGCTAGCAGCAGCAGATAGGTATGACTTGGAGAGGCTCAGATTGGTGTGTGAGTCTCATCTCTGCAAGGATATATCTGTCAACTCTGTTGCCAAAATTTTGGCCTTGGCAAACCAGTATCATGCTAAGGAACTAAAAGCTGTTTGCTTAAGATTTGCGGCTGAAAATCTTGCGG CGGTTATGCGGTCAGACGGATTTGAATACCTTAGAGAGAATTGCCCATCACTGCAGTCTGAGCTCCTGAAGACCGTGGCCGGCTGTGAGGAGGATTGCAGCAGCAGCGGTGGGAAATCAAGGAGTGTCTGGGCACAACTTTCTGATGGTGGTGATAGTGGCAGGAATGTTAGGCAAAGAACCTGA
- the LOC119990626 gene encoding geranylgeranyl diphosphate reductase-like: protein MATQYQPLRICFSPLPAKSKHNHKIRPFLVRSSSNNSISGRKLQAAVIGAGPAGSSAAEALASGGVETFLFERNHPSTAKPCGGAIPLCMLDEFSIPLHLIDRHVTRMKIISPSNLAVDFGSKTLKPHEFIPMLRREVLDSFLRSRAESKGAQLISGLVTKLDVPTSGNSPYVIHYTTNSSLRSLAVDVIVGADGANSRVANTIKAGNYSCAIAFQERIQLPDDKMEYYQNLAEMYIGDDVSPDFYAWVFPKCDHVAVGTGTVCAKRHIKSYQRGIRERAKHKINGGKVIKVEAHPIPEHPRPVRVRGRVALVGDAAGYVTKCSGEGIYFAAKSGRMCGEAIIRASEGGEVMIKEEDLKREYLREWDNKYFDTFRVLNLLEKVFYGSNAAREALVEMCGDDYVQRMTFDSYLYKKLARGDGLKDVKMVFDTIGSLLRCKIMGDEGLRLGLTSVLGRPSSSKKLSILD from the coding sequence ATGGCCACTCAGTACCAGCCTCTCCGCATCTGCTTCTCTCCTCTTCCAGCCAAAAGCAAGCACAACCATAAAATCCGACCATTCCTTGTCAGATCGTCCTCCAACAACTCTATTTCGGGCCGCAAGCTACAAGCTGCCGTTATTGGTGCTGGTCCGGCCGGATCCTCAGCCGCCGAGGCTCTGGCTTCCGGTGGCGTTGAGACATTCCTATTCGAGCGCAACCATCCTTCCACCGCGAAGCCCTGCGGTGGTGCCATCCCTCTCTGCATGCTCGACGAGTTCTCCATTCCTCTTCACCTTATCGATCGTCATGTCACTCGCATGAAAATTATATCCCCGTCGAATCTCGCCGTCGACTTCGGCTCCAAAACGCTCAAGCCTCACGAGTTTATCCCCATGCTCCGCCGCGAGGTACTCGATTCCTTCCTCCGCTCCCGCGCCGAATCGAAGGGTGCACAGCTCATCAGCGGACTCGTCACAAAGCTCGACGTTCCGACCTCCGGTAACTCTCCCTACGTAATACACTACACGACAAACTCGTCTCTCCGCTCCCTAGCCGTTGATGTAATCGTCGGCGCAGATGGCGCCAATAGCCGAGTCGCCAATACCATCAAAGCAGGTAATTACAGTTGTGCCATCGCATTTCAAGAGAGAATCCAACTGCCGGACGATAAAATGGAGTACTATCAAAATCTGGCGGAGATGTATATCGGTGATGACGTGTCACCCGATTTCTACGCCTGGGTTTTTCCAAAATGTGACCACGTGGCAGTGGGGACAGGCACGGTGTGTGCCAAGCGGCATATCAAATCGTACCAAAGAGGGAttagggagagagctaagcacAAGATCAACGGTGGGAAGGTGATCAAAGTGGAGGCCCACCCAATACCGGAGCATCCCCGGCCGGTTAGAGTTCGAGGACGGGTGGCCCTTGTAGGGGACGCCGCCGGCTACGTTACAAAGTGTTCCGGCGAAGGAATATATTTCGCGGCGAAATCAGGGAGAATGTGTGGGGAAGCAATAATAAGAGCATCGGAGGGAGGAGAGGTGATGATCAAGGAAGAAGATTTGAAGAGGGAGTATCTGAGAGAGTGGGATAACAAGTATTTTGACACATTTAGGGTTTTGAATTTGTTGGAGAAGGTGTTCTATGGGAGTAATGCAGCTAGGGAGGCTTTAGTGGAGATGTGTGGGGATGATTATGTGCAGAGAATGACATTTGATAGCTATTTGTATAAGAAGTTAGCTAGAGGAGATGGGTTGAAGGATGTGAAGATGGTGTTTGATACTATCGGGAGTCTATTGAGGTGTAAGATTATGGGAGATGAAGGTTTAAGATTGGGATTGACTAGTGTTTTGGGAAGACCATCTTCAAGTAAGAAATTATCAATTTTGGATTAA